The DNA sequence AAAAGAGTACAGGGGTTAACCATCCTTAAAGGAAGGTTTGACGATCTGACAATTCATGTGGACGCCGCCTTGATCCGGGAGTTTAAGACCCGACTCAAGGAGCAAATCGAGAAAGATTTCGGTTTGAAAATCCGTACTGTTTTAAAAGACTATGATCCTGAAACTGAGTTAGCCGTGACGGTCATTTATCTGGACCGACAATAAATAAACAGAACGTTTTCAATAGCCGGGGCTGGGGTGCCAGGGTGGCATGCTACCTCCTGCAGCGTGACAATTGAAGACGGCCGCTAGCGTTTTCGTTTACGGAAACATAGAAGCCGTAGGAATAGAAGAACTCTTTCTATTCCTACGGCTTTTTTTATTCTCTTAAAGGAGGTGAGGCCCACGTAGGAATTCCGTAGTACGACAACCTGTTTTCATCAACAGTAGAGTAAAGAGGCTGTACGCAGCAGAGATGGCGCGGCATTCTCCTCTTTTCTCCCTGTTTGATAAAGATACAAAAACGAAGGGAGCAAACAAAATGGATTTGATTTTAAAAAACGCGAATATTCCCCAGGGGGACAGACAGGTCCTGACGAACATTCTAGTCGAAAACGGAACGATCATGGGCTTTGTCCCTTCCATCAACGGTCTACAGGCCAAAAACGTGATCGATTTGGAAGGGAAACTGGTTGTGCCAGGGTGTATCGATCCGCACACCCACTTCATGGATCCGGGTTTTACCCACCGTGAAACGTTCGCTACGGGTACGATGTCGGCGGCGGCAGGCGGATTAACATTGATTATTGATATGCCGTGCTGCAGCAAGCCTTCTGTACGCAGTGAAGAAAGCTTCTATGCCAAAATCGATCCGATCAAGGATAAGGCATACATTGATTACTGCTTCTGGGGGGGCATGACAGGCGAAGACGTACGTGAAGGCCTGCTGGATAATGTATGGGGCCAGGTGGAAGCGGGGGTTGTCGCATTCAAGTCCTACATGACCCCATCGGTTCCGACCTTCCCGAAAGTATCGGATGCGGAACTTTTGGAGATCTTCTACAAGGTGGCAGAGACGGGGCTTCCGGTCGGTGTACATGCGGAAAACTATGATATTTGCAGCTTCTACACAGAGAAGCTTAAAAAAGAAGGACGAATGGATGGTCCGGCATGGGCGGAAGCGCGTAAGTCGCTGGCGGAAAAGGTAGCCATTGAATTGATCATCAGCTACGCGGAAGAAACCGGCGCTCGCGCTCATATCGTGCATATGAGCACGAAAGAAGGGGCGGAGCTGATTCGCAAGGCGAAGGAGCGTGGGGTAAAAGTTACCTCCGAAACATGCCCGCACTACCTGATGCTGAATGCGCAGGATTCCATGACAAAACACGGCACGTACGCTAAAATCGCTCCGCCGCTGCGCGGTGTCGAGGACAATGAGGTCCATTGGCAGGCGCTTGCAGATGGCACGATTGACTTTGTCGGAACCGATCATGCTCCATATGAGATTGCGACGGAAAAAGCAGCAGCCGATTCGGACATCTGGAACAGCTTCCCGGGCATTCCGGGCGTGGAAACGATGGTGCCGATTCTGGTAAGTGAGGGCTTGAACAAGGGAAGATTGTCGCTGTCCCGCTTCGTGGAAGTGACCAGCCGCAACGCCGCCATCCATTACGGCATTTATCCGAAGAAAGGTGCGATAGAGATCGGCAGCGACGCCGACTTCACCATCATCGATCTGGAGAAGGAGCATGTCATTAACCAGGAAGAAACATTCTCGATGGCTAAATACAATCCACTTCACGATATTAAGCTCAAAGGTATGCCGGTGATGACGATCGTGCGCGGAAATGTTGTTTATGAAGACGGAAAAGGCATCGTAGGCCAGGAAGGATACGGTCAATTCGTAAAACGTCAGAGCACACAGCACCTTGATGCTGTCATTAACCTGACCAAGTCCAACGAGAGTCGGGCAGTGCAGCAAAATACACAAAAGAAAGAAAGCGTTCAGCTATAAGCCGTATCTAAATTTTTTAACCAGGGGGAATGAGTTCAATGCTGCGAGGAGATAAACACGCGATTGTTATTATTGATATGCTAAATGACTTTATCGGGCCAAAAGCGCCGCTGCGCTGCGAAGCGGGAGAAGAGATCGTTCCGAACATCCAGCGCCTGATCGAGTTTGCCCATGAAAACAATATCCAGGTCATCCACGTACAGGAGTGGCACCGCAAAAATGACGCGGACTTCCGCGTTCGCCCGGTTCATGCGGTTCGCGGAACATGGGGAGCGGACTTCATACCGGAGCTGCGTCCGGAAGAGGATAAAGGCGATTATGTGGTGCAAAAGCGCCGCCACAGCGCATTCTCTTATACGGATATGGACCTGTTCCTCCGCGAAGAAAAGATTGACACTGTCGTGCTGACCGGCGTCTGGACAAATGTATGCGTGCGCAGCACCGGATCGGATGCTCTCTATCACGGCTATAATGTCGTATGCATCAGCGACGGCACAGCCTCCCAGGACAACAGCATGCACGAGTCGGGATTACGTGACATCGGTATTTTCGGTCAGGTATGCTCCACCGATGAATACATCGAACAAATGCAGCAAAAGCTTGCTGATCAAGAAACAAACGTTTCGGTATAAAAAGCAGATTGTCATACAGCTGCATAGAGAGGACGCGTTCACATGAGACTGATCGTGGGAATTACCGGTGCGAGCGGTTCTCTCTACGCCTATAGCTTGGTTCGCGCGCTGCATCATTTACAGGTAGAAACGTATGTTATCGCTACGGAAATGGGGAGAAAAGTCATGAAGTTCGAGTGCGGCATCGACACAGATGTGCTGAAAGAGTATGCGACCGTACTCGATAATAGCGACCTTTTCTCCGCCATTGCCAGCGGTTCTGTAAAGACGGACGGCATGGTGATTGTTCCATGCTCGATGAATTCGCTAGGCGCGATTGCAAACGGCGTAGGAGATACGTTAATGAGCCGGGCAGCCAGTGTTGTTATGAAAGAGCAGCGGAAATTAATTG is a window from the Aneurinibacillus sp. REN35 genome containing:
- a CDS encoding Na-translocating system protein MpsC family protein — encoded protein: MNSALLQHDNLFKRRVTQLYNSINQEMYGVGVRKQQIDVLEDKIVIYGEHKRVQGLTILKGRFDDLTIHVDAALIREFKTRLKEQIEKDFGLKIRTVLKDYDPETELAVTVIYLDRQ
- a CDS encoding cysteine hydrolase family protein encodes the protein MLRGDKHAIVIIDMLNDFIGPKAPLRCEAGEEIVPNIQRLIEFAHENNIQVIHVQEWHRKNDADFRVRPVHAVRGTWGADFIPELRPEEDKGDYVVQKRRHSAFSYTDMDLFLREEKIDTVVLTGVWTNVCVRSTGSDALYHGYNVVCISDGTASQDNSMHESGLRDIGIFGQVCSTDEYIEQMQQKLADQETNVSV
- a CDS encoding UbiX family flavin prenyltransferase, translating into MRLIVGITGASGSLYAYSLVRALHHLQVETYVIATEMGRKVMKFECGIDTDVLKEYATVLDNSDLFSAIASGSVKTDGMVIVPCSMNSLGAIANGVGDTLMSRAASVVMKEQRKLIVVPREAPLHLIHLENMVKLSKAGAMIMPAAPGFYHRPKEVWELVNFIVARILDAFDIEHDLMARWRETPLTQ
- a CDS encoding dihydroorotase, producing MDLILKNANIPQGDRQVLTNILVENGTIMGFVPSINGLQAKNVIDLEGKLVVPGCIDPHTHFMDPGFTHRETFATGTMSAAAGGLTLIIDMPCCSKPSVRSEESFYAKIDPIKDKAYIDYCFWGGMTGEDVREGLLDNVWGQVEAGVVAFKSYMTPSVPTFPKVSDAELLEIFYKVAETGLPVGVHAENYDICSFYTEKLKKEGRMDGPAWAEARKSLAEKVAIELIISYAEETGARAHIVHMSTKEGAELIRKAKERGVKVTSETCPHYLMLNAQDSMTKHGTYAKIAPPLRGVEDNEVHWQALADGTIDFVGTDHAPYEIATEKAAADSDIWNSFPGIPGVETMVPILVSEGLNKGRLSLSRFVEVTSRNAAIHYGIYPKKGAIEIGSDADFTIIDLEKEHVINQEETFSMAKYNPLHDIKLKGMPVMTIVRGNVVYEDGKGIVGQEGYGQFVKRQSTQHLDAVINLTKSNESRAVQQNTQKKESVQL